The sequence CAAGAGATTAAGGACTATCCCCAAGAAACGTGACAGACCGTCCTGCATTTACAACGACTCGTCCTACAAAACATGCAATTGGGTTGTGACACAGCCCAGCATTGCATAGGCTTGCGCGATTGTTTCGCCCGCACAGGTTGCGAGCCGCTTCGAGGAGAATGACCATGGGTTTGAATAATCAGTGGATGCAGCGTGACCTTGCGGTGCTGTGGCATCCCTGCACCCAGATGAAAGACCACCAGCAACTGCCACTGATTCCCATCAAGCGCGGTGAAGGCGTGTGGCTGGAAGACTTCGAAGGCAAACGCTACCTCGATGCCGTCAGCTCCTGGTGGGTCAACGTGTTTGGCCACGCCAACCCGCGCATCAACCAGCGCATCAAGGACCAGGTAGACCAACTGGAACACGTGATCCTCGCCGGGTTCAGCCACCAGCCGGTGATCGAACTGTCCGAGCGCCTGGTGAAGATGACGCCTGAAGGCCTGACCCGCTGTTTCTACGCCGACAACGGTTCATCGTGCATCGAAGTCGCGCTGAAGATGAGCTTTCACTATTGGCTCAACCGTGGTCTGTCGAACAAGAAGCGCTTTGTCACCCTGACCAACAGCTACCACGGCGAAACCATCGCCGCGATGTCGGTAGGTGATGTCCCGCTGTTCACTGAAACCTACAAGGCCCTGTTGCTCGACACCATCAAGGTGCCGAGCCCCGACTGCTACCTGCGCCCCGAAGGCATGAGCTGGGAAGAGCATTCGCGCAACATGTTCCTGGCCATGGAGCAGACCCTGGCCGAAAACCATGACACCGTCGCCGCCGTGATCGTCGAGCCACTGATCCAGGGCGCCGGCGGCATGCGCATGTATCACCCGGTGTACCTCAAGCTGCTGCGCGAAGCCTGCGATCGGTATGGCGTGCACTTGATCCACGACGAAATCGCCGTGGGCTTCGGCCGCACCGGGACCATGTTCGCCTGTGAACAAGCCGGTATTCGCCCCGACTTCCTCTGCCTGTCCAAGGCGCTGACCGGCGGCTATTTGCCCCTGGCGGCCGTGGTTACTACCGAAGATGTCTACAGCGCCTTCTACGACGACTATCCGACCCTACGCGCGTTCCTGCACTCCCACAGCTACACCGGCAACCCGCTGGCGTGTGCGGCGGCCCTCGCGACTCTGGATATCTTCGAAGAAGACAACGTCATCGAAAACAACAAGGCCCTGGCTCAGCGCATGGCTACAGCTACTGCACACCTGGTGGATCATCCCCACGTGTCGGAAGTACGCCAGACCGGCATGGTGCTGGCCATCGAGATGGTCCAGGACAAGGCCACCAAGGCCGCCTACCCGTGGCAAGAACGCCGTGGCCTCAAGGTATTCGAGCACGCTCTGGAACGCGGCGCGCTGCTGCGACCGCTGGGCAGCGTGGTGTACTTCCTGCCGCCTTACGTGATCACGCCGGAACAGATCGACTTTCTGGCCGAAGTGGCCAGTGAAGGGATTGATATCGCGACCAACAGTAAAGTCAGCGTGGCGGTGCCCAAGGACTTCCATCCAGGGTTTCGTGACCCGGGCTGATTACCGACGCTCCTACATCATTTTTCCAGAGAACAGAAATGAGACTGTCCCGTTTTTTTGTCGACGCCCCACTGAGCATTGGCGACCACGAGTTGCCCGAAGCCCAGGCCCATTACATCAGCCGCGTATTGCGCATGGGCGAAGGCGATGCTGTGCAACTGTTCGACGGTTCCGGCCAAGAGTTTCGCGGCAGCCTGCTGGAAGTCGGTAAAAAGCGCGTGGTGGTGCAATTGACCGAAGCGTTCGATGGGCAAATCGAGTCCCCACTGCACATCCACCTCGGCCAAGGCTTATCCCGCGGCGAACGGATGGACTGGGCGATCCAGAAAGCCACCGAGCTTGGGGTCAACGAGATCACTCCGATCTTCACCGACCGCTGCGAGGTACGCCTCAAGGACGAACGCGCCGACAAACGCCTGCTGCACTGGCGTCAGGTGGCAATCAGCGCCTGTGAGCAATGCGGCCGCTCCAAGGTGCCGGTGATTCATCCACCGCTATTGCTCGCGGACTGGCTGAAGCAGACCGAGGCCCAGTTGAAGTTGGTGTTGCACCCGGTGGCTGAGCCGTTGGTGAACCATGCCAAGCCTGCCAGCCTGGCGTTCTTGATCGGGCCTGAAGGTGGGTTGACGGATGGAGAGGTTGAGACGGCCCAAGCAGCTGGCTTCCATTCCGCCCGGCTGGGCCCGCGCGTACTGCGGACCGAAACCGCGCCGGTTGTGGCGTTGGCAGTCGCCCAACAGCTGTGGGGCGACTTCTGATCCAGCCTTGTAAACCCACTCAAATGTGGGAGCGGGCTGGCTCTCGATCACTGTGCCTCGGCAGCGGCTACAGCGATTGTGAGCCCACCTCCTCCCACGTTTTGACCGGGTTATTACTCCACCGGATCACTCACCGGTTTGGCAATAATCGCCTTCAACTCACTGGTCATCGGAAACTCCAGGTTCAAGCCCTTCGGCGGAATCGGCTGTTCGAACCAGCGCTGGTACATCCCGTTGATCTCCCCCGAGCTGTACAACCCCGCCAGGGTCTCATTGACGACCGCGAGCAATTGCGGATCATCCTTGCGCACCATGCAGCTGTAGATTTCCCGCGACTGCTCCTCTCCCACCACGACCCAATTGTGGGGATCCTTGGCCTTTGCGCGCTCGCCGTAGAGCAAGGCGTCATCCATGTAGAACGCGACCGCTCGGCCCGACTCCAGCATCTTGAACGCTTCGCCGTGGTCCTTGGCGCTGATCACTGACATATTCAGCTTGTGATCGACGTTGTAGCTCTTGAGGAACCGCTCGTTGGTGGTACCGGCGGTGGTGACAACATTCTTGCCCTTCAAGTCGGCAAAGCTCTGGATGCCGCTGTTCTTGGCCGTCAGCAGTTGGCCTTTCACGTAGATGAAACCGTAGGAAAACGCGACCTGCTTCTGGCGTTCAGCGGTCACGCCGGTAGAGCCGCACTCCAAATCCACGGTACCGTTCTGCACCAGCGCAATACGGGTCTGGGACGTCACCAGGTTGTATTTCACGTTGAGTTTAGGCACGCCGGTTCTTTCCTGGATGCGCTCGACAATCTTGTTCGCCAGGTCCACCGAGTAACCCATGGG is a genomic window of Pseudomonas sp. ADAK18 containing:
- a CDS encoding 16S rRNA (uracil(1498)-N(3))-methyltransferase, whose product is MRLSRFFVDAPLSIGDHELPEAQAHYISRVLRMGEGDAVQLFDGSGQEFRGSLLEVGKKRVVVQLTEAFDGQIESPLHIHLGQGLSRGERMDWAIQKATELGVNEITPIFTDRCEVRLKDERADKRLLHWRQVAISACEQCGRSKVPVIHPPLLLADWLKQTEAQLKLVLHPVAEPLVNHAKPASLAFLIGPEGGLTDGEVETAQAAGFHSARLGPRVLRTETAPVVALAVAQQLWGDF
- a CDS encoding adenosylmethionine--8-amino-7-oxononanoate transaminase — translated: MGLNNQWMQRDLAVLWHPCTQMKDHQQLPLIPIKRGEGVWLEDFEGKRYLDAVSSWWVNVFGHANPRINQRIKDQVDQLEHVILAGFSHQPVIELSERLVKMTPEGLTRCFYADNGSSCIEVALKMSFHYWLNRGLSNKKRFVTLTNSYHGETIAAMSVGDVPLFTETYKALLLDTIKVPSPDCYLRPEGMSWEEHSRNMFLAMEQTLAENHDTVAAVIVEPLIQGAGGMRMYHPVYLKLLREACDRYGVHLIHDEIAVGFGRTGTMFACEQAGIRPDFLCLSKALTGGYLPLAAVVTTEDVYSAFYDDYPTLRAFLHSHSYTGNPLACAAALATLDIFEEDNVIENNKALAQRMATATAHLVDHPHVSEVRQTGMVLAIEMVQDKATKAAYPWQERRGLKVFEHALERGALLRPLGSVVYFLPPYVITPEQIDFLAEVASEGIDIATNSKVSVAVPKDFHPGFRDPG
- a CDS encoding transporter substrate-binding domain-containing protein encodes the protein MRSSPVIFCAFGLLLSAQAHAAEAPLDGTLAKIANAKSITLGYRDASVPFSYVGDNTGKPMGYSVDLANKIVERIQERTGVPKLNVKYNLVTSQTRIALVQNGTVDLECGSTGVTAERQKQVAFSYGFIYVKGQLLTAKNSGIQSFADLKGKNVVTTAGTTNERFLKSYNVDHKLNMSVISAKDHGEAFKMLESGRAVAFYMDDALLYGERAKAKDPHNWVVVGEEQSREIYSCMVRKDDPQLLAVVNETLAGLYSSGEINGMYQRWFEQPIPPKGLNLEFPMTSELKAIIAKPVSDPVE